A genome region from Penaeus vannamei isolate JL-2024 chromosome 20, ASM4276789v1, whole genome shotgun sequence includes the following:
- the LOC113828525 gene encoding phospholipid scramblase 1 — protein sequence MNYVVPPGLEYLTQLDQVLVQQLYEVFELLSGCEMNNKYLLKNSVGQQFLKAVEDTDCCTRQCCGPMRSFEMQLLDNHEQEIMHLSRPLACVNCCCSCCLQSLEVSAPPGNPIGSIHQEWSICTPIAGKFTVRNVSGDVVLKIQGPVCAISCGSDVEFKVFTADESAQIGCITKQWRGFCAEALTDADSFGVTFPMDLEVRMKALLIGAMFLIDFMYFERKQNN from the exons ATGAACTACGTGGTGCCACCCGGGCTGGAGTACCTGACGCAGCTGGACCAGGTGCTCGTCCAGCAGCTCTACGAAGTCTTCGAGT TGCTCTCAGGTTGTGAGATGAACAACAAGTACTTATTGAAAAACAGTGTAGGCCAGCAGTTCTTAAAAGCAGTGGAAGACACTGATTGCTGCACCCGACAGTGCTGTGGCCCAATGCGCAGCTTTGAGATGCAGCTTCTGGATAACCATGAGCAGGAAATAATGCACCTCAGTCGACCCCTTGCCTGTGTAAActgctgctgttcctgctgcCTCCAG TCACTGGAAGTATCAGCTCCACCTGGAAATCCAATTGGCAGCATACATCAGGAATGGAGTATCTGCACACCTATTGCAGGCAAATTTACTGTAAGAAATGTGTCAGGAGATGTTGTACTGAAGATCCAGGGCCCAGTGTGTGCCATCAGCTGTGGCAGCGATGTGGAATTCaag GTTTTTACTGCTGATGAATCTGCACAAATTGGCTGTATCACAAAGCAGTGGCGAGGATTCTGTGCTGAGGCTCTTACAGATGCCGACAGCTTTGGGGTCACCTTTCCCATGGATCTGGAAGTGCGCATGAAGGCTCTCCTCATTGGTGCCatgttcttgatt GACTTCATGTACTTTGAGAGGAAACAGAATAATTAA